In Phycisphaerae bacterium RAS2, the DNA window GCGCAACCGGTTGTGCGACCCAAGATCAAACTCTCTGACATTCAACGATCGAGGCCAATGCGATGAACATGCCAGAAGGAAGCAAGCGCGACCTCGATACGGCGTGTAAGACTGCCGGCGGTATCGAGTGTCGCAGTTGTGGATGTCGACACTTCTGGGTCATCTATGTTGATAAGTCCAAACCAAACGTGATTGTGCGCCGGCGCGAATGCCGCAATTGCAGCCGACGAGTGACGACGCGCGAAATTGCGATTTAACATCGATGCGAAAGAAAGGCTTCGCGCACGGGTCAGGCGCTTCTTACAAGAGGCGATGGTCGATCACCTTGGCTTCGCGGCGATTGCTATGGAGCCTTAGTGCGAATTAGTTATCGGAACTTGTCCTGATCGCCGGCATACTTGCCGGCGAAGATTGCCGCATTATGATCAACCATCAGTGGGTCGCCATACAGGTAGTTGCTGTATTGCTCCGTCGTTTAGTTCCTGTAGCCCGAGCTTGAACGGGCTATGAAAGGACTGGCATGGCTCTGCGTGCGATTTACGGTCAATTGAACAGCTCTGCGCCATTCATCCTTCCTCGACACGAACAACGCTTGGGGTTTCGCATCGGTGCGCGCGGAACGCATACCAGCCGCACCCTCATGTTTGCTGAATTGGCAGAACTACTGAATGCAATACCGTCTGGCAGTTCGCGTGAAGTATATGCCGGAGCTGTGATAGACGAGAATGTGACTGGAAAGCGCACCGCAGCCACACGACTACTAACCAATCAACGGTTGGGTGAGCTTTATGCACTCGACCCTAATGTTACGCTGTTTCGTGTAATGAGGCGCTATTGGGATGCGGACCAGCCTGGAAGGCGCCTACTTGCTTTACTTTGCTCATTGGCTCGTGACCCCCTGCTTCGAGCCACGGTTTCGCCAATTACCGCGCTGGATGCCGGCAAAGAACTTGGCCGGCAGGCACTGATAGATGCTGTACGCTTGGCAGTTGATGAGCGGCTAAACGATGCCATCATCGACAAGGTTGTCAGAAACGCGGCATCCTCATGGACGCAGGCCGGCCATCTCGCAGGGCGGGTGCGAAAACTCCGTAAGCATGTCATTCCGACTCCTCATTCCGTCGCCTATGCGCTGCTCATTGGCTACTTGTTGGGTATACGAGGAAATCGCCTCTTTACGACATTCTGGGCCTCAGTCTTGGACGCAAGCGAGGAAAAGCTTATCTTCCTGGCCATGGACGCCAAGCGGCTAGGGGCACTAAACCTCAAGCACGGCGGCGGTGTGATTGAAGTCGATTTTACGTCCATCCTGACGTCGGACGAGATTCGAGAGAGCCGTGGGACGGATTGAACAACTTGCTGACCGATACGAGCGACACATTGCCCCGTTGTGGCAGCGCAACCTGGCGGGCGCGGAGCGAGCCATCTTCGTCGTCTATCCCAAGGAAGATGAACGCAGAATGCGCGCCCACCGACACGAATTTGAAATCCGCACACGCAATGCCGGACATAAGTGGAAAGAGTTTGATCTCACCGGAGTGTTCTCCGCCTGGCTTGCAGCGGACGAATATCGCGATGCATTCTTTGAATGCCCCGAGGATCTTGAACTGAAGCTTGAACGCGAGTTCGCGGAGTTCGTGTCGGCCGAACTCCGAACCATGTTGACGGCCGACGATGTCGATGACCAAACGGTAGTCGGCATATTCGGTGCTGCAACACTTTACGGCTTCGCGCGGCTTTCCGATGTCCTCAGCAAGGTGGAGGCGGATATACGAGGCCGGCTGTTACTCTTTTTCCCGGGCGAATATGACAATAAGAATTACCGGCTCTTGGATGCGCGTGACGGCTGGAACTACATGGCAGTCCCAATCACGCTGCATAGCGGAGATATCGACCAATGAAGAACCGCGATCTCTTCGTCCGCGATCCTGCGACCAGTGAGTTGATAAACAATGGGCAGGCTCGCATTTCCGAGGGCCGAACCGATCAAGAGCGACGGGTCTTGCGCGACGAATTATCTCACTTCGTCTGCGAAGGTAAGTACGCCGACGGTGTCATTCGAATTCTTGAATCTTACCTCGGCAACCTCGACAGGAGTCAGCAACCCGCTGCCTGGGTGTCCGGGTTCTATGGATCAGGCAAGTCGCACATGCTGAAGATGATGCATCATCTTTGGTCAAACACAGAATTCCCGGAAGACGGTGTGACAGCTCGCACCCTGGTTCCCGACCTTCCAAGTGAACTTGAAGCGGCGTTCAAAGAGCTCGATACGCAAGGGCGACGATTCGGCGGATTGCATGCTGCATCAGGGAGCTTACCCACCGGTGGCTTTGAAAGCGTGCGGCTTGCCGTGCTCGGAATTATTTTGCGATCAAAAGGGCTTCCCGAGACATTTGCGCAAGCGAGATTTTGCCTTTATCTCCGCCAGAACGGCTTCCTTGACCAGGTACGGGCGCGGGTTGAATCACACGGAAAGATCTTCTCAAGCGAGTTAAACAATCTATTTGTCAGCCCGATCCTTCACGACGCACTAATCGAAGTCGATCACGGCTATGGCGACCGCAAGAATGCTCGCGAGTTGTTGAAGAAGCAGTTTGTCCAGCCGAATGACATCACAACATCAGAATTCCTTGCGACGGCGAAAGAAGTCTTGGGAGAAGGCGGACAATTGCCGTGCACGATTCTGCTATTGGATGAAGTGCAACAATACATCGCAACAGACGATGCACGGGCAACGGCAGTAGTTGAGATTGCCGAGGCGCTTTCCAAGGAACTGTCCTGTCGCCTCATGTTGGTGGGAGCCGGCCAGAGCGCGCTCGGCGCCGACACGCGCCAGCTTACCAAACTGCTGGCCCGCTTCACGATCAATATCGAGCTGCAAGATCAGGACGTTGAGGCCGTAACGCGCAAAGTGCTTCTGCGCAAAAAGCCCGAACGCGAGGCCGAGCTAAGGGCCACCCTTGATTCTCATTCCGGGGAAATCGAACGCCAACTCGCCGGCACACGAATAGGTCCTCGCACCGAAGACCGCAAGCTGCTCACCACGGACTACCCACTGTTACCGACACGTCGACGATTCTGGGAAGCCGTGCTTCGCGCTGTCGATCCAACGGGAACCGGCAGCATGCTTCGTTCACAACTGAGAACCATCCACGAAGCACTTCGTGAATTGGCGGACCAACCCGTTGGCGCCGTCATCGCTGCGGACTATTTCTTCGACCAGCAACAACCAGCGATGGTTCAAAGCGGCGTCCTGCTTCGCGAACTTGACGAGCGGATACGCCTGCTCGACGACGGCACGCCAAGTGGTAAACTCGCGCGTCGTGTTTGCGGATTGATCTTCCTGATCCGCAAGCTACCTCGCGAGGTTGGCGCCGACATCGGTGTCCGCGCCAAGGCTGACATGCTCGCGGACCTCATGGTTAGCGACCTCAGGAATGGCGGTGCCGCCATTCGCAGGGATCTGCCGCTGCTCCTCGAAAAGCTGGTCGATGATGGCATCCTGCTCAAGGATGGAGATGAATATAACCTTCAGACAAAGGAGTATTCGGAGTGGGATAAGGAGTTCCGCAACAAAAAATCACGAATCCAGAATGACACCGGTGAAGTCTATCGCGCGCGCGAAGTCCTGATTCGCAGCGCGGCAGTTGCAGCGGTGAAATCCGTCAAGCTTATCCAGGGCGATAGCAAAGTCGCACGTTCGATCGCGACATTCTTCGGTGATGATGCGCCGAAACCCGACGGCACAGAGATTCCGGTCTGGGTCCGTGACGGCTGGACTTGCAGCTTGAAGAATGTTGTCGAGGCGGCCCGTGCAGCAGGCACCAACAGTCCAATTGTTTTTGTCTTCGTTCCCAAGGCCAGCGACCCCGATTTAACCTCTCAACTGGTCCAATACCAGGCCGCGAAGGAAACGCTTGAACTCAAAGGCGTGCCGGGCACCGACGAGGGGCGAGAAGCTCGAAATGCCATGCAGAGTAGACTGGACGATTCTGTGCGGCGGCGCGACAGCCTGGTCACGTCGATCGTTGGCGCTGCACAGGTGTTCAAAGGCGGCGGAACCGAGCAGCATGAATTGACGGTCGATGAAAAGATCAAAAGCGCTGCATTCGACGCGCTCGATCGACTCTTTCCCCGCTTCCGCGACGCCGACCACAAAAACTGGCCTGTCGCAAAAAGCCGCGCACAGCAAGGATCGGACTCGCCCTTGGAGGCGGTCACCTGGAACGGTCCGACCGAGCAACACGCCGTCTGTCGTGAAGTACTTCGAATCGTCGGATCCGGTGCAGACGGCCGAGCCGTGCGAACCGAGTTGGAAAAAAGTCCTTACGGCTGGCCTCAAGATGCGGTTGATGGCGCTTTGATCGCCCTCGTCGCGACGGGACACTTGACTGCTCGTCTCAATGGCACCGCGATGTCGGCTGCACACCTCAGCCAGGGAAACCTGAGCAAGGCTGAATTCCGCGTCGAGTCAGCCACTCTCACCGCACAAGACAAGCTCAAGCTCCGCGGCCTGTTCCAAGAGGCAGGAATCTCTGCGAAGACCTCGGACGATCTGAACGCCAAGTCGAGCGAGCTGCTCGAACTGCTTGAACGTCTGGCCGATCTGGCCGGGGGGCAGCCCCCTTTGCCGGAGAGGCCAAAGACGCTGCACCTGGCCGATCTGCGCGGCCTCGCCGGCAACGAGCGTCTTACGAAAATACTCAGTGAACTGGATACACTCAAAGCGAACGCAAAGGACTGGAAAGCTCTCGCGGAGTTGGCCGAACGACGCCGACCGGAGTGGGAACGCCTTCAGCGCATGATGGCCCACGGAATTGGCCTACCGGGGTTCGACGAAGTGTGCACGGCCGCCAAGGGCATCGAAGACGGCCGCCTTTTGCTCGACGGCACCGACCATATCAAGCCGTTGGTCAAGAAAGCCGCCGGCGCCTTGCGAGCGGCGACGAGCGAGGCCCATTCGGGTCTGACCAAACGCCATGCGAGCGAGAAAGCCACGCTGGAAAAAGGCGAAGCCTGGCAGAAGATCAGCGCCGCACAGCGCACGTCGATTCTCGCGGAGGAAGGAATCGTCGACGTACCGTCCATTGACGTTGGCACCGACGAAACATTGCTCGCAACGCTCGACATCGCGCCCCTTTCGTCCTGGAAGGACAAGGCAGATGCGCTACCCAGTCGCTTCGCCAACGCCGCCGTGAAAGCGGCGAAACTTCTGGAACCCAAGATACAGCAGGTCAAGCTGACGAGCGGGACGCTCAAGACGCCGAATGAAGTAAAGGCATGGGTCGCCGAAAAACAATGCGAGTTGCTTGAAAGACTTAAGAGTGGACCGATCGTCATATCGTGAGGATGGCAATGATGAACGCTAGCAACTACGAATTCTCCGAGTGCTTTATAGAATCGCACTCTGGCGACTTCTTCCCCAAAGTATTCCGATGGGTGCTGGTATTGATCGTACTTGCCGCCGCCCCGATCTATCTCGCCAAACGACCTGACCATTATACGCCATTGGTAGAGACGTTGCTTAATGTTCTCTTGTTCTTGCTCGCTTATTGGATCGGGCACAGTCAGGAAGCCGCCAAGGCGGCCCAGCGAGCAAACGATCGTTGGCTGCCGCAGGCCGAGAGCGTGATTTTCCGCCTATTAACGTTGCACGCAAACGTTAGGCGGTTCAGTTTTGCGACAAAATCAGATTGTAAACAATCAGAGTGTGAACTGCCTGAGCTAAAGCAAGATGAAATGCGAGCAGTGCGTGTAAAAATAAAATCAGAGTGTGAAGCATCCACACGACGCCTAGACGACATTGCCCACCAGTTGGAAGACGCTATCGGCGACTGGAGACGGTTCATAGCAGCTAATTGTGTTGGCGGGGAATGCGCTCGCATTTTCGAGGCGATAAAGCAGCGGGAAGTGAGTCTACTAAACGGTGCCCTCATTACTGGACCGCATGATAACTCTGAAGCGCGTTGAGGTCGGATATGCCGCCGCTCGCTACCAGTCTTCGCAACGACCTTGAGACTGTCGTCAAGAAAGCTCGCGTCATCGCGGAGCGTGGGGCCAAGTCCGCGCTCGAGTCGCTGACGGTTCATGAAGCCAAGTCGGGCGGACATCTGGATGCCGCCGGACGGGAATTGCGAGCACGGCTGCGGGCACACGGTAAGCAGTTGGGCGATGCGCGAAAGCCCAATGGCGAACAAGCGATAGGTCGATTGATCCGCGAGTGTGCTTACGAGCATTGGCATCGGATGCTCTTCGCCCGCTTCCTGGCCGAGAACGATTTGTTGATCCACCCCGAGCACAACGTCTCAGTCAGCCTCGACGACGTGCTGGAACTCGCCCGCGAACAGGGAATTGATCAATGGGAGCTGGCCAGCCGGTTTGCGCAGCGGATGCTGCCCCAGATTTTCCGGCCGGATGACCCGGTGTTGGCGGTGGCGCTACCGCGCGAGCGGACGCTGGAATTGGAACAGCTTCTCGAATCGCTGCCGACCGAGACGTTCAAGGCCGACGACAGCCTTGGTTGGGTCTATCAGTTCTGGCAGGCAGAAGAGAAAGATCGCGTCAACGCCTCGGGCGAGAAGATCACCGGCGAGACGCTGCCGGCGGTCACACAGCTCTTCACCGAGCATTACATGGTGCTCTTTCTGCTGCACAACACGCTTGGCGCATGGTGGGCGGGGAAAAGAATTGCGAATGGCGAAGAGCGAATAGCGAATGCCGCGACCGAGGCGGACGCGCGCGCGGCCGTCGCATTGCCGGACTATCCGTTCGAATACCTGCGGTTTGTCCGCGAGCCGCGCGAGGGGGATGAAGACGGCAAACCGACGGGACCGTGGCGCCCGGCGGCGGGCGCGTTTGACGGCTGGCCGCGAGCAGCGAAAGACCTGAAAGTCCTCGATCCGTGTTGCGGTAGTGGGCACTTTCTTGTCGCTGCGTTTGACTTGCTCGTGCGCGTGCGCGTAACCGACGAGCGCGTGTCACTGGACGAAGCGATCCATGGCGTGCTCTCCGAGAACTTGTACGGGTTGGAACTCGACGCCCGATGCACCCAGATCGCCGCATTCAACCTAGCGTTCGCCGCGTGGCGGCTGATTGGCAAGCCACTTGCGCTTCCGGTACTGCACATTGCCTGCTCGGGCCTCGGCCCCAACGCAACAGAGGAGGACTGGTTGCGCCTAGCGGAGCAGTCAGGCAATCGGATGCCCACGCTCGGACGGGATGCAATTCGAAATGGCTTGCTCAATCTACACGCCCTGTTCTCAAAGGCCCCTACGATCGGGTCACTTATCGATCCGGAACAGCTTCCGTCGGATCTGATCGCGGCTGACTACGACACACTTCGACCATTCCTCGACGATGTGTTTAAGGCCGAATCCGCTGATGTTGATAACTATGAGCGCGCTGTGGCTGCGAAAGGCATGGCGAAAGCGGCGGAGATCTTGGTTGGCCCGCCAAGCGGATACACGCTGTCGATTACCAATGTTCCATTTCTAACTCGGAGCAAGCAATGTCCCGCGTTGGTACAGTGGGGCGAAGACAATGCCGCAGACGCCACTTCCGATCTTGCCACAGTATTTCTTAGCAGAATCATCGAAGTGCTCGGAGTCGGCGGCACCGCAGCAATAGTCACTCCACAGAATTGGTATTTTTTGTCCACGTACAAGCGACTGCGCGAGCGCCTCTTGCGGACATGTCGCCTCGATTTCCTTGTCCGGTTAGGTCCGAACGCATTTCGAGACATGAACTGGTGGGCTGCGACGACCGCTCTATCGGTGTTCAGCAGGGGTACTCCCGAAGCTGACAATTCGTTCGCGGGACTCGACACTTCCGACTGGAAGCAGATTGAGGACAAGCAACGCGTTTTGCTCGGTTCACTTGGCAGCGCGCCTGTTCTCGTTGACCAACGATCGCGGTTCGATGTGCCCGACGCGAGGTTCACGTTTGACGAGCCCCAGTCTGAGGAACTACTGGAAGTTTATGCGTCTAGTCTTCAGGGAGTGTCAACGGCTGATCTGCCTCGCTTCTGCTGCCAGTTTTGGGAGGCGACCACATTACCGAACGGATGGACGTACTTTCAAAGCTCGTCTCACGAAACGCTTCCCTATTCGGGTCGTGAACAGATTCTCAATCTCGGAGTCTTAGAACGAGAGAGCGACGACTTGGGGGCGGCCCTGCGCGGACGGCCCGCATGGGGACGACGCGGTGTCGCAATCCGTCAAATGCGACACCTTCCTGCCACTCTTTATGAAGGTGATCCGTTTGACACGAACGTCGCGGTGGTTGTACCTAAAAAGGCTGAACATTTGGACGCGGTGTGGGCCTATTGCACGTCGCCAGAGTATCTAAAGGAAGTGCGTTCGCTTGACCAAAAGACCAATGTAACCAACGCAACGCTCACCAAGGTTCCGTTTGACGAGGACCGATGGCGCAGGACGGCGCAGGAGCGATATCCGACCGGACTCCCGCAACCGGAAAGCGATGATTCCACGCAGTGGCTCTTTCACGGACGACCGGAGGAATCGACCGCACCCCTTCAGGTGGCGTTGGTGCGGCTACTCGGCTACCGCTGGCCGGCGGAACTGGACGAAAAGATGCACCTCAGCACGCGGGCGCGCGATCTGGTGCAGCGCTGCGCGGAACTCGCCTCATTCGCCGATGCCGACGGCATCGTCTGCATTCCCCCCGTGCGTGGCGAGCGCCCCGCCGCCGACCGGCTGGCCGCGTTGCTGGCCGCGTGCGGCATCCGCCCCGACCGCGAGCTCGACGCTTGGCTACGCGAGGAGTTTTTCGCCGAGCACTGCAAGCTGTTCTACGATCGGCCGTTCATCTGGCACATCTGGGACGGCCGCAAGGATGGCTTCCACGCGCTGGTGAACTATCACAAGCTCGTCGCGCCGGGCGACGCCGGCAGACGGCTGCTGACGGCGCTGACGCACTCG includes these proteins:
- a CDS encoding N-6 DNA Methylase — its product is MPPLATSLRNDLETVVKKARVIAERGAKSALESLTVHEAKSGGHLDAAGRELRARLRAHGKQLGDARKPNGEQAIGRLIRECAYEHWHRMLFARFLAENDLLIHPEHNVSVSLDDVLELAREQGIDQWELASRFAQRMLPQIFRPDDPVLAVALPRERTLELEQLLESLPTETFKADDSLGWVYQFWQAEEKDRVNASGEKITGETLPAVTQLFTEHYMVLFLLHNTLGAWWAGKRIANGEERIANAATEADARAAVALPDYPFEYLRFVREPREGDEDGKPTGPWRPAAGAFDGWPRAAKDLKVLDPCCGSGHFLVAAFDLLVRVRVTDERVSLDEAIHGVLSENLYGLELDARCTQIAAFNLAFAAWRLIGKPLALPVLHIACSGLGPNATEEDWLRLAEQSGNRMPTLGRDAIRNGLLNLHALFSKAPTIGSLIDPEQLPSDLIAADYDTLRPFLDDVFKAESADVDNYERAVAAKGMAKAAEILVGPPSGYTLSITNVPFLTRSKQCPALVQWGEDNAADATSDLATVFLSRIIEVLGVGGTAAIVTPQNWYFLSTYKRLRERLLRTCRLDFLVRLGPNAFRDMNWWAATTALSVFSRGTPEADNSFAGLDTSDWKQIEDKQRVLLGSLGSAPVLVDQRSRFDVPDARFTFDEPQSEELLEVYASSLQGVSTADLPRFCCQFWEATTLPNGWTYFQSSSHETLPYSGREQILNLGVLERESDDLGAALRGRPAWGRRGVAIRQMRHLPATLYEGDPFDTNVAVVVPKKAEHLDAVWAYCTSPEYLKEVRSLDQKTNVTNATLTKVPFDEDRWRRTAQERYPTGLPQPESDDSTQWLFHGRPEESTAPLQVALVRLLGYRWPAELDEKMHLSTRARDLVQRCAELASFADADGIVCIPPVRGERPAADRLAALLAACGIRPDRELDAWLREEFFAEHCKLFYDRPFIWHIWDGRKDGFHALVNYHKLVAPGDAGRRLLTALTHSYLGDWIRDQKDQVGDGKPGAEARLAAALELKAELEKVLSGEPPFDIFVRWKPLREQPIGWEPDINDGVRLNIRPFLMAKDVGRKGAGVLRCKPNIKWDKDRGKEPQSLRPKADFPWFWGCDPEKLPAHQKDFSGGDTFDGNRWNELHYTNAFKQAARDAVEGAKRG